The Sesamum indicum cultivar Zhongzhi No. 13 linkage group LG1, S_indicum_v1.0, whole genome shotgun sequence genome includes a window with the following:
- the LOC105170273 gene encoding E3 ubiquitin-protein ligase RNF25 isoform X1, whose product MAEEEVLAEVEAVQAVYGDDCLVIEAYPPHLHVHLKPRTADVSSQQFVEATIGMKAGPQYPVEPPKISIIDSKGLDEQRQKHLTASICEKAFELASCLMLVALCEEAVERLSGMNHPDGNCPLCLYPLLDEDARCNSLPFMKLMSCFHCFHCDCIIRWWNWTQVQSEKDITSSSSSTSRIMQDQQAMHRMMEESMGKCPVCRKVFLAKDIEHVLGLVGTGSYLDSNGIQIDEDILHSDSEKIRRQKFEAILNLQQENSGLIEPKKTEVLLPGMFLPQPVAVPPTKPDVVPNKSQNKDEAPKSDTKPGSSFNRPGSRKHNSSTMRKHRTQNSSKQLYTETCQRKGWFQF is encoded by the exons ATGGCGGAAGAAGAGGTGTTGGCAGAAGTTGAGGCAGTCCAGGCGGTGTACGGGGACGATTGCCTAGTCATCGAAGCCTATCCTCCCCATCTCCACGTTCACCTTAAGCCGCGAACAGCTGATGTCTCCTCTCAACAG TTTGTGGAAGCAACTATTGGCATGAAGGCTGGTCCTCAG TATCCGGTAGAGCCTCCAAAGATTAGTATTATTGATTCCAAGGGTCTCGATGAGCAGAGACAGAAGCATCTTACTGCTAGCATTTGTGAAAAAGCTTTTGAACTTGCCTCATGTCTAATGCTTGTGGCACTTTGTGAG GAAGCAGTGGAGAGGCTCTCTGGTATGAACCACCCAGATGGAAACTGCCCATTATGTTTATATCCATTGCTTGATGAAGATGCTCGTTGCAATTCATTACCATTTATGAAGTTAATGTCTTGTTTCCATTGCTTTCATTG TGATTGCATAATCAGATGGTGGAATTGGACCCAGGTGCAAAGTGAAAAGGACATTACTAGTTCGTCATCTTCAACTTCTCGGATTATGCAAGACCAACAAG CCATGCACAGAATGATGGAAGAAAGTATGGGGAAGTGCCCGGTGTGTCGTAAAGTTTTTCTTGCCAAGGATATTGAACACGTGCTAGGCTTGGTTGGCACTGGTAGCTATTTG GATTCCAATGGGATCCAGATTGATGAAGACATCCTTCATTCCGATTCTGAGAAGATCAGGAGACAAAAATTTGAGGCCATATTAAATCTCCAGCAAGAAAATAGTGGCTTGATTGAACCCAAAAAAACAGAGGTCTTATTACCGGGTATGTTTCTTCCCCAGCCGGTTGCCGTACCCCCAACTAAACCCGATGTGGTACCCAACAAGTCACAAAACAAAGATGAAGCACCCAAATCCGATACCAAACCAGGAAGTTCATTCAACAGGCCTGGCTCCAGGAAGCACAACAGTTCTACCATGAGGAAGCACAGGACACAAAATTCAAGTAAACAA ttatatacaGAAACATGTCAGCGAAAAGGATGGTTTCAGTTTTAA
- the LOC105170273 gene encoding E3 ubiquitin-protein ligase RNF25 isoform X2: MAEEEVLAEVEAVQAVYGDDCLVIEAYPPHLHVHLKPRTADVSSQQFVEATIGMKAGPQYPVEPPKISIIDSKGLDEQRQKHLTASICEKAFELASCLMLVALCEEAVERLSGMNHPDGNCPLCLYPLLDEDARCNSLPFMKLMSCFHCFHCDCIIRWWNWTQVQSEKDITSSSSSTSRIMQDQQAMHRMMEESMGKCPVCRKVFLAKDIEHVLGLVGTGSYLDSNGIQIDEDILHSDSEKIRRQKFEAILNLQQENSGLIEPKKTEVLLPGMFLPQPVAVPPTKPDVVPNKSQNKDEAPKSDTKPGSSFNRPGSRKHNSSTMRKHRTQNSSKQVRQWVRKDNVS; this comes from the exons ATGGCGGAAGAAGAGGTGTTGGCAGAAGTTGAGGCAGTCCAGGCGGTGTACGGGGACGATTGCCTAGTCATCGAAGCCTATCCTCCCCATCTCCACGTTCACCTTAAGCCGCGAACAGCTGATGTCTCCTCTCAACAG TTTGTGGAAGCAACTATTGGCATGAAGGCTGGTCCTCAG TATCCGGTAGAGCCTCCAAAGATTAGTATTATTGATTCCAAGGGTCTCGATGAGCAGAGACAGAAGCATCTTACTGCTAGCATTTGTGAAAAAGCTTTTGAACTTGCCTCATGTCTAATGCTTGTGGCACTTTGTGAG GAAGCAGTGGAGAGGCTCTCTGGTATGAACCACCCAGATGGAAACTGCCCATTATGTTTATATCCATTGCTTGATGAAGATGCTCGTTGCAATTCATTACCATTTATGAAGTTAATGTCTTGTTTCCATTGCTTTCATTG TGATTGCATAATCAGATGGTGGAATTGGACCCAGGTGCAAAGTGAAAAGGACATTACTAGTTCGTCATCTTCAACTTCTCGGATTATGCAAGACCAACAAG CCATGCACAGAATGATGGAAGAAAGTATGGGGAAGTGCCCGGTGTGTCGTAAAGTTTTTCTTGCCAAGGATATTGAACACGTGCTAGGCTTGGTTGGCACTGGTAGCTATTTG GATTCCAATGGGATCCAGATTGATGAAGACATCCTTCATTCCGATTCTGAGAAGATCAGGAGACAAAAATTTGAGGCCATATTAAATCTCCAGCAAGAAAATAGTGGCTTGATTGAACCCAAAAAAACAGAGGTCTTATTACCGGGTATGTTTCTTCCCCAGCCGGTTGCCGTACCCCCAACTAAACCCGATGTGGTACCCAACAAGTCACAAAACAAAGATGAAGCACCCAAATCCGATACCAAACCAGGAAGTTCATTCAACAGGCCTGGCTCCAGGAAGCACAACAGTTCTACCATGAGGAAGCACAGGACACAAAATTCAAGTAAACAAGTAAGGCAATGGGTTAGGAAAGACAatgtttcataa